Proteins encoded within one genomic window of Anastrepha ludens isolate Willacy chromosome 4, idAnaLude1.1, whole genome shotgun sequence:
- the LOC128862375 gene encoding synaptotagmin-7 — MSGLGPAACWLAHKRIESWSRMAKERVGAVRRVTLDRNSEDNNGPTTSTSSTPPPPPMTPPPSASSVASTTSGIGSGAGSVSDSCDLPTDSEEVNVVKETQPIQPPSTLGGSAHIVNADVLRGPAEILHSPLHLHHQSRSFPPRLQRTPSISSQSSVDSAPSRHSAHRGSSPQIRTFGPDGRSSLPTDPGFPHHLARSPSPMRTISLDARCGSPASTDVSDLRTPSPSQSSLASIAGGSATSNISMNSAKVGRCLSPLLIPPRTPAGIDPAIGPASPLGALQPDLYRVPDGPIYLTAPESSPALGRLHLRVKYDYHLFDLTVHLIEAHNLCPIEEGGFRDPYVRLMLEPEVDNRKRQTHIHRGESNPYFDQHFKFPVSRDQLQGKELKLQVLDYDRYSHNDIIGEVRISVDKLDLSKSVEIWGDLLRVRKPQENRPELLCSLNYLPQAERLTIVIMKAKNLDTIQEPYVKIYLIQNGKRVKKKKTSISKSEDPVNPIWNEAFTFNLQSVYLHSAAIEIYVVGSGGEATEIGSCGLGPQEIGTGCQHWHDMINNARKPTAMWHYVR, encoded by the exons ATGAGCGGTCTCGGACCCGCCGCTTGTTGGCTTGCCCACAAACGAATCGAATCGTGGTCCCGTATGGCCAAAGAACGTGTCGGTGCGGTGCGTCGTGTAACGCTCGACCGCAATTCAGAAGATAATAACGGTCCGACAACATCTACGTCCTCCACACCACCGCCTCCACCTATGACGCCACCACCGTCTGCTTCGTCGGTGGCATCGACCACAAGTGGCATTGGTAGTGGAGCGGGCAGCGTCAGCGATAGTTGTGATTTGCCAACAGACTCAGAG GAAGTGAATGTTGTCAAAGAGACGCAACCCATACAACCACCATCCACTTTGGGCGGTTCAGCACACATAGTAAATGCAGATGTGTTGCGCGGTCCAGCAGAAATTCTTCACAGCCCATTACACTTGCACCACCAGAGTCGTTCTTTCCCACCGCGCCTACAGCGCACACCATCTATATCCAGTCAGTCGAGCGTGGATAGCGCACCATCAAGGCATTCA GCACACCGCGGCTCATCGCCTCAGATTCGTACATTCGGACCCGATGGACGAAGCTCGCTTCCTACTGATCCTGGCTTTCCTCACCAC TTGGCTCGCTCACCAAGTCCAATGCGTACGATTTCACTGGACGCCCGTTGCGGTAGCCCTGCTTCGACAGATGTCAGTGACTTGCGTACGCCCAGTCCCTCACAGAGCAGCCTCGCCTCTATAGCCGGTGGCTCGGCTACTTCCAACATCAGCATGAATTCAGCAAAGGTCGGTCGCTGCCTTTCCCCACTACTAATACCGCCACGTACACCAGCGGGTATTGATCCTGCCATTGGACCAGCTTCGCCACTTGGCGCTTTGCAGCCCGACTTATATCGGGTACCAGATGGGCCCATCTATTTGACGGCTCCTGAGTCTAGTCCAGCTCTGGGACGCCTACATTTGCGTGTTAAATACGACTACCATCTTTTTGATTTAACAGTACACCTGATCGAAG CTCACAATCTTTGTCCGATTGAGGAAGGAGGTTTTCGCGATCCGTACGTGCGCCTTATGCTTGAGCCTGAGGTGGATAATAGGAAGCGACAGACACACATACACCGTGGCGAATCAAATCCATATTTTgatcaacatttcaagtttcCCGTTTCGCGCGATCAACTGCAGGGCAAGGAGCTCAAATTACAGGTTTTGGATTACGACCGCTATTCCCACAATGACATAATTGGAGAAGTGCGTATATCTGTCGATAAGTTGGACCTGTCAAAATCGGTGgag ATCTGGGGTGACTTGTTGCGTGTCAGAAAACCACAAGAAAATCGTCCGGAACTTTTATGTTCACTGAACTATTTGCCACAAGCCGAGCGTCTAACAATTGTCATTATGAAAGCAAAGAACTTGGACACTATCCAAGAACCCTATGTTAAG atttatttgattcaaaatGGCAAACGTGTGAAGAAAAAGAAGACCAGCATTAGCAAGTCTGAAGATCCTGTTAATCCCATTTGGAATGAAgcatttacatttaatttacaATCAGTATATTTGCACAGTGCGGCGATAGAG atTTATGTAGTTGGCTCTGGTGGGGAAGCTACGGAAATTGGTAGCTGTGGCCTTGGACCACAGGAGATCGGTACTGGCTGCCAACATTGGCATGATATGATCAATAATGCGCGCAAACCGACAGCAATGTGGCACTACGTGCGCTAA